The Blastopirellula retiformator genome includes a region encoding these proteins:
- the clpB gene encoding ATP-dependent chaperone ClpB, whose amino-acid sequence MAIRFDKFTLKAQEAVQSAQSICMDAGNPQLTPLHLLAALLREAEGVVKPLFDKIGANRSQITDLVTTELGRLPKMSGVAGQPALSPEFDQVLQAAQREADVMKDDFVSTEHLILALSRVKSAAQEILKVSAVTDKEVLAALQSVRGSSRVTDQNPEATFQALEKYGIDLVERANQGKLDPVIGRDQEIRRTIQVLSRRTKNNPVLIGEPGVGKTAIAEGLALRIVQGDVPQSLKNKRIIALDMGALVAGAKYRGEFEERLKAVLKEVQDSDGHVVLFIDELHTVVGAGNAEGGADAANLLKPALARGQLRCIGATTLDEYRQYIEKDAALERRFQPVYVNEPSVDDTIAILRGLKPRYEAHHGIKIKDSALVAAAKLSDRYITDRFLPDKAIDLVDEASSRLAIELESVPAEIDVVQRQLTQLELADRQLAEETEESAVERRAEIQTEMNDLRRQLASLREQWEAEKLGMGDVSKVRQELAQLELQFQQMHAAIQEKQASGAPVSESDYQQLFELQKKRDALTARIDAEVDNSEANKEEKRSERRLLREQVTEEEIAEVVSQWTGIPVTRMIESERAKLLVLEERLHQRVVGQDEAVEAVANAVRRSRSGLQSSNRPIGSFIFLGPTGVGKTELCKALAEVLFDDEQAMVRIDMSEYMERHAVSRLIGAPPGYVGYEEGGKLTEAVRRRPYSVILLDEIEKAHRDVFNILLQVLDDGRLTDNHGHTVDFTNTIVVMTSNIGSQAIQQISSEGGTDDEIREAAQASLRTHFLPEFLNRVDETIVFKPLSQVQLRHIVELQVSFLAKQLQENGIELAITAEAKDALAAEGYDPTFGARPLKRVIQNQLQNALATEILRGDIGEGDGVQIDFVDDAFQFKKFAPSAAPA is encoded by the coding sequence ATGGCGATACGTTTCGACAAATTCACGCTCAAGGCTCAAGAGGCGGTGCAAAGTGCGCAATCCATCTGCATGGACGCCGGCAATCCGCAGCTGACCCCGCTTCATCTGCTGGCGGCGCTGTTGCGCGAAGCGGAAGGCGTGGTGAAACCTCTGTTTGACAAGATTGGCGCCAACCGTAGCCAGATCACCGATCTGGTGACGACCGAACTAGGACGCTTGCCGAAAATGTCGGGCGTCGCTGGTCAGCCGGCGCTGTCTCCCGAGTTTGATCAGGTGCTGCAGGCCGCGCAGCGCGAAGCGGATGTGATGAAGGACGACTTTGTGTCGACCGAGCATCTGATCTTGGCGCTGAGCCGCGTCAAGAGCGCCGCGCAAGAAATCTTGAAGGTCAGCGCCGTCACCGACAAAGAGGTGCTGGCGGCGCTACAATCGGTCCGCGGTAGTTCGCGCGTCACCGATCAAAACCCGGAAGCGACGTTCCAGGCGTTGGAGAAGTACGGCATCGATCTGGTCGAGCGGGCCAACCAAGGTAAGCTCGATCCGGTGATCGGTCGCGATCAAGAGATTCGCCGGACGATCCAGGTCCTGTCGCGCCGCACCAAAAACAACCCGGTGCTGATTGGCGAGCCGGGCGTCGGTAAGACCGCGATCGCCGAAGGGCTGGCCCTGCGCATCGTCCAGGGGGACGTTCCGCAAAGCTTGAAGAACAAGCGGATCATCGCGCTCGACATGGGCGCCTTGGTCGCTGGCGCCAAGTATCGTGGCGAGTTCGAGGAGCGTCTGAAAGCGGTCCTGAAGGAAGTTCAGGATTCAGACGGTCACGTCGTCCTGTTCATCGACGAACTGCACACCGTCGTCGGGGCGGGCAATGCGGAAGGGGGCGCCGATGCGGCGAACCTGCTGAAGCCGGCGCTCGCCCGCGGTCAGCTCCGTTGTATCGGAGCGACGACGCTCGACGAGTATCGCCAGTACATCGAGAAAGACGCAGCGCTGGAGCGTCGTTTCCAGCCGGTCTACGTCAATGAACCGTCGGTCGACGATACCATCGCCATCTTGCGCGGCCTCAAGCCTCGCTACGAAGCGCATCATGGGATCAAGATTAAGGACTCGGCGCTGGTCGCCGCGGCCAAGCTGTCGGATCGTTACATCACGGATCGATTCCTGCCCGATAAGGCGATCGACCTGGTCGATGAGGCCTCGAGCCGGTTGGCGATCGAGTTGGAAAGCGTGCCGGCCGAGATCGACGTCGTCCAGCGCCAGCTAACGCAGCTAGAGCTGGCCGATCGGCAGTTGGCCGAAGAGACCGAGGAATCGGCCGTTGAACGCCGCGCCGAGATCCAGACGGAGATGAACGACCTGCGTCGTCAGCTCGCTTCGCTGCGTGAGCAGTGGGAAGCGGAAAAGCTGGGGATGGGGGACGTCTCAAAGGTTCGTCAGGAACTGGCGCAGCTGGAGCTTCAGTTCCAGCAAATGCACGCTGCAATTCAAGAGAAGCAAGCCAGCGGCGCGCCAGTCTCGGAAAGCGACTATCAGCAACTGTTCGAGCTGCAGAAGAAGCGGGACGCGCTGACCGCGCGGATCGACGCCGAAGTCGACAACTCCGAAGCGAACAAGGAGGAGAAAAGGTCGGAGCGGCGTTTGCTTCGCGAACAGGTGACCGAAGAGGAGATCGCCGAAGTGGTTAGCCAATGGACCGGAATCCCGGTCACTCGGATGATCGAATCGGAGCGAGCCAAGCTGCTGGTGCTGGAAGAACGACTCCACCAACGGGTCGTCGGCCAGGACGAAGCGGTCGAAGCGGTCGCCAACGCGGTTCGTCGTAGTCGCAGCGGCTTGCAGTCGAGCAATCGTCCGATCGGTTCGTTCATCTTCCTTGGTCCCACTGGGGTTGGTAAGACCGAACTGTGCAAGGCGCTGGCCGAAGTGCTGTTTGACGACGAGCAGGCGATGGTCCGCATCGACATGAGCGAGTACATGGAACGGCACGCGGTGAGCCGGCTGATCGGGGCGCCTCCCGGATACGTCGGCTACGAAGAAGGGGGCAAGCTGACCGAAGCGGTCCGCCGCCGTCCCTACAGCGTGATCCTGCTCGATGAGATCGAGAAGGCGCATCGCGACGTCTTCAACATCCTGCTGCAAGTGCTGGACGATGGCCGTTTGACCGACAACCATGGTCACACGGTCGACTTCACCAACACGATTGTGGTGATGACCAGCAACATCGGCAGTCAGGCGATCCAGCAGATTTCCTCGGAAGGAGGAACCGACGACGAGATCCGCGAAGCGGCTCAGGCCAGTTTGCGGACCCACTTCCTACCGGAGTTCTTGAACCGCGTCGACGAGACGATCGTGTTCAAGCCTCTCTCGCAGGTGCAGTTGCGACATATCGTCGAACTGCAGGTCAGCTTCCTGGCGAAGCAACTGCAGGAGAACGGAATCGAACTGGCCATCACCGCCGAGGCGAAAGACGCCTTGGCGGCGGAAGGTTACGACCCGACGTTTGGCGCCCGGCCGCTGAAACGCGTGATTCAAAACCAATTGCAGAACGCGCTGGCGACCGAGATCTTGCGTGGGGACATCGGAGAAGGGGATGGCGTGCAGATCGACTTTGTCGACGACGCCTTCCAGTTCAAGAAGTTCGCGCCGAGCGCGGCTCCGGCGTAA
- the secG gene encoding preprotein translocase subunit SecG, which yields MQYLLGFVLSALSLFLILLILVQRGRGGGLTGALGGSGGTSAFGAKAGDTFTKVTSIVTLVWILLCSVALATLQTGGDSKLEGGGATPITTPGALGTAPADGETPDATPSRFTPGAAEVENEDDMKALDQPAADAPMAETPAAEAPKTEEKPAD from the coding sequence ATGCAATACTTACTCGGATTTGTGCTGAGCGCACTTTCGCTCTTCCTGATCCTGCTGATTCTCGTTCAGCGCGGACGTGGCGGCGGCTTGACCGGCGCCTTGGGCGGTTCCGGCGGCACTAGCGCGTTTGGCGCCAAGGCCGGCGACACCTTCACCAAGGTCACCTCGATCGTAACGCTGGTCTGGATCCTGCTCTGCAGCGTGGCGCTGGCGACGCTGCAAACCGGCGGCGACTCGAAGCTGGAAGGTGGCGGCGCGACGCCGATCACCACCCCGGGCGCACTCGGCACGGCTCCGGCGGATGGCGAAACGCCTGACGCGACTCCCAGCCGCTTTACCCCGGGCGCGGCCGAAGTCGAAAATGAGGACGACATGAAGGCCTTGGATCAGCCGGCCGCCGATGCCCCGATGGCGGAAACTCCCGCCGCGGAAGCTCCGAAGACCGAGGAAAAGCCGGCCGACTAG
- a CDS encoding DUF1588 domain-containing protein, protein MSKVGCALAALVGCCLATAAFGETYVPGQQVEKDFRGFVEPFLTTHCNDCHGKDFPEADLTLEGLGPVDEVNADVWTRVWAQVALKEMPPKEEEQPEVIARLQFADWIVAQLKGVLKDKGGFEAQLDPNKGNFVDHDLLFGPLPEGIQLRPTSSPARIWRVTPQEHITRLNELINTEPGFDPQKPGLRTHGDAVPTNHGGELKLYFGVDRITKWQGGTVAYATAVKSVPAVLSSARAHGLENYPDFYSVNSAEATQILGMADDILRYMAHGPLSIAEPYQISDDTKAVMQKWDGDIRGLPTSLVYNTQVVRPLTPVKDLLEAEEVDSTQLQAAVDYVFQAVTFRPPTKQESQAYVQIAQQSIDKLGQEDGAILGLSAIFLDRDALFRPELATSGKPDEHGRVMLQDWELGMAVNHALRYIQPDETLQSAIVEGRLRTKEDVRREVERMLADDSIRKPRVLQFFRDYFDYDLGGYICKDAKALGDTGAGGGNAHYSAMFDATASTDRLIELILAEDQDVLKRLLTTEKIVATPGDKVYYGTRRTQPDIAASLKQEKEALAAWLEEHPNGKAADFKKRNKTNHKVEVAELSGPKIFARVSRRSFGAGSMKPERILATAPEGERLGILTQPSWLVSHSDAMDNHAIRRGRWIRERLLGGGIPDVPITVDAMLPDEPNNTLRERMRVTRESYCRTCHEKMDPLGLPFEMFNHAGLHRTTELGQPVDTSGEIIDSGDPNLDGKVDNAIDLIKKLSESERVEQVFVRHAFRFWMGRNETLNDAPVLQAADQAYQESGGSMKALLTSLLTSDAFLYRTRDETDAPQ, encoded by the coding sequence ATGAGCAAGGTTGGATGCGCCTTGGCGGCGCTGGTGGGGTGCTGTCTTGCGACGGCCGCCTTCGGCGAGACCTACGTCCCTGGCCAGCAGGTGGAGAAAGACTTCCGCGGCTTTGTCGAACCCTTTCTCACCACGCACTGCAACGACTGCCATGGCAAGGACTTTCCCGAAGCCGATCTGACGCTGGAAGGTCTCGGCCCGGTCGACGAAGTGAACGCCGACGTCTGGACCCGCGTTTGGGCGCAGGTCGCACTGAAGGAAATGCCGCCGAAAGAAGAGGAGCAGCCCGAGGTGATCGCGCGGCTACAGTTTGCCGATTGGATCGTCGCCCAGTTGAAGGGCGTGTTGAAAGACAAGGGAGGCTTCGAGGCCCAGCTTGATCCGAACAAGGGAAACTTCGTCGATCACGATCTGCTGTTCGGTCCGCTGCCTGAAGGCATTCAGCTACGGCCAACTTCTTCGCCGGCCCGCATCTGGCGCGTCACGCCGCAAGAGCACATCACCCGGCTCAACGAACTGATCAATACCGAACCGGGGTTCGATCCCCAGAAGCCAGGCCTACGCACCCATGGCGACGCCGTGCCGACCAACCATGGCGGCGAACTGAAGCTGTACTTCGGCGTCGATCGCATCACCAAATGGCAAGGGGGAACGGTCGCCTACGCTACCGCCGTCAAAAGCGTCCCCGCCGTTCTGTCCTCGGCTCGGGCGCACGGTCTGGAAAACTACCCCGACTTTTACTCGGTCAACAGCGCCGAAGCGACTCAAATCCTGGGCATGGCCGACGACATCCTGCGTTACATGGCGCATGGTCCCTTGAGCATCGCCGAGCCCTACCAGATCAGCGACGACACGAAAGCGGTCATGCAGAAATGGGACGGCGACATTCGCGGCCTGCCGACCTCGCTGGTCTACAACACCCAAGTCGTGCGCCCGCTGACTCCGGTCAAAGACTTACTGGAAGCGGAAGAAGTCGATTCGACCCAACTTCAAGCGGCGGTCGATTACGTATTCCAGGCGGTCACCTTCCGTCCTCCCACCAAGCAAGAGTCGCAGGCCTACGTTCAGATCGCCCAACAATCGATCGACAAACTGGGGCAGGAAGATGGCGCGATACTTGGCCTTTCGGCGATCTTCCTCGATCGCGACGCCCTGTTTCGGCCCGAGTTGGCGACGAGCGGAAAGCCGGACGAACATGGCCGCGTGATGTTGCAAGACTGGGAGCTGGGCATGGCGGTCAATCATGCCCTGCGTTACATCCAGCCAGATGAAACTTTGCAGTCGGCGATTGTCGAAGGCCGCCTGCGAACCAAAGAGGACGTCCGGCGTGAAGTCGAGCGAATGTTGGCCGACGACAGCATTCGCAAGCCGCGGGTACTGCAGTTCTTCCGCGACTACTTTGACTACGACCTCGGCGGATACATCTGCAAAGACGCCAAGGCTCTCGGCGATACTGGCGCTGGCGGCGGCAACGCCCACTACAGCGCCATGTTCGACGCCACCGCCAGCACCGATCGCTTGATTGAGCTGATCCTGGCGGAAGACCAGGATGTCTTAAAACGGCTGTTGACCACCGAAAAGATCGTCGCCACGCCTGGCGACAAAGTCTATTACGGCACACGACGTACGCAACCAGACATCGCGGCTTCTCTCAAACAGGAGAAAGAAGCGCTCGCCGCTTGGCTCGAAGAGCACCCCAACGGCAAAGCGGCCGATTTCAAAAAGCGGAACAAGACCAACCACAAGGTGGAAGTCGCCGAACTGTCTGGCCCCAAGATCTTCGCCCGGGTCAGCCGCCGCAGCTTCGGCGCCGGCTCAATGAAGCCCGAGCGGATCCTCGCCACCGCGCCCGAGGGCGAACGACTCGGCATCCTGACGCAGCCCAGTTGGCTCGTCTCCCACTCTGACGCGATGGACAATCATGCCATTCGCCGCGGACGTTGGATTCGCGAACGCTTGCTCGGCGGCGGCATTCCCGATGTGCCGATTACCGTCGACGCGATGCTCCCCGATGAACCGAACAACACCCTCCGCGAGCGCATGCGGGTAACCCGCGAGTCGTACTGCCGGACCTGTCACGAAAAGATGGATCCGCTAGGCTTGCCATTTGAGATGTTCAACCACGCGGGCCTTCACCGCACGACCGAACTCGGCCAGCCGGTCGATACCAGCGGCGAGATCATCGACTCGGGCGATCCGAACCTCGATGGCAAGGTCGACAATGCGATCGACCTGATCAAAAAACTATCCGAGAGCGAACGCGTCGAACAAGTCTTCGTCCGCCACGCGTTCCGTTTCTGGATGGGCCGCAACGAAACCCTGAATGACGCCCCGGTACTACAAGCTGCCGACCAAGCCTACCAGGAAAGCGGCGGCAGCATGAAAGCGCTGCTTACGTCGCTACTGACGTCGGATGCGTTCCTCTACCGCACCCGGGACGAGACGGACGCCCCCCAATAA
- a CDS encoding DUF6800 family protein, with product MPVISERGKELKRRRHRRKAYTKFKAILAKNPSADMKAHIASKLRKMTPSAELLIEEWKLLS from the coding sequence GTGCCGGTTATTAGCGAACGTGGGAAAGAGCTGAAGCGCCGCCGTCATCGCCGTAAGGCCTACACCAAGTTCAAGGCGATCCTCGCCAAGAACCCGTCGGCCGACATGAAGGCCCACATCGCTTCGAAGCTGCGCAAGATGACTCCTTCGGCCGAACTGCTGATCGAAGAATGGAAGCTCCTCAGCTAG
- the tpiA gene encoding triose-phosphate isomerase, giving the protein MRRPFIAGNWKMNSTRADGIALVQGIASNLPADCSVEVAVCPPSIYLDAIVSAAGDSPIGVGAQNIYFEASGAFTGEVSAAMLKDVGCQYVILGHSERRHIFGESSSLINKKVHAALAGGLIPIVCVGELLEERESNKTADVVAEQFYGSLAGVSAEQMETIVLAYEPVWAIGTGKVATPEQAEAVHADLRKVIATRYNSAVADKVRIQYGGSVKPDNAAELLSQPNIDGALVGGASMKADSFLGIIAGAK; this is encoded by the coding sequence GTGAGACGACCTTTTATCGCCGGCAATTGGAAGATGAACTCCACCCGAGCCGATGGGATCGCCTTGGTCCAAGGTATCGCGAGCAACCTTCCGGCCGATTGCTCGGTAGAAGTGGCGGTTTGCCCGCCATCGATCTACCTCGACGCGATCGTCTCGGCGGCTGGCGACAGCCCGATCGGCGTCGGCGCCCAAAACATCTACTTTGAGGCCTCCGGCGCTTTCACCGGCGAAGTTTCGGCCGCGATGCTGAAAGACGTAGGCTGCCAGTATGTGATCCTGGGCCATAGCGAACGCCGCCACATCTTTGGCGAAAGCAGCTCGCTGATCAATAAGAAGGTCCATGCGGCCCTGGCCGGCGGCTTGATCCCGATCGTTTGCGTCGGCGAACTGCTGGAAGAACGAGAATCAAACAAAACGGCTGACGTCGTCGCCGAACAGTTCTATGGTTCGCTGGCCGGCGTCTCGGCCGAGCAGATGGAAACCATCGTTCTGGCCTACGAGCCGGTCTGGGCGATCGGCACCGGCAAAGTCGCCACGCCGGAACAAGCCGAAGCGGTTCACGCCGATCTTCGCAAGGTGATCGCCACTCGATACAATTCGGCCGTCGCCGACAAGGTTCGCATCCAATATGGCGGCAGCGTCAAACCGGACAATGCGGCCGAGCTCCTTTCGCAGCCGAACATTGACGGCGCGTTGGTCGGCGGAGCGTCGATGAAGGCCGACAGCTTCCTCGGAATCATCGCGGGCGCCAAGTAA
- the pheA gene encoding prephenate dehydratase has product MSKKKSVKRSTPASLKREVDQLDKELATLLQQRADLIKAATQLEAEGTAVDCLVDDDQRIEQLAEKSRGSLPPDELRTIFREIFSGCRTVAARLKVAFLGPEYSYSHQAAIERFGQSAELVPVATIPAVFEEVSRGTCQFGLVPVENSSDGRVTDTLDMFARQPLKICGEVQLRIHHCLLSKCDRSAIREVYSKPQALSQCRNWLAKHLPQARVCEITSTAAAAQLATQQEGVAAIASRAAGVNYGLNFAAENIEDNPRNVTRFAVIGNESGKKTGDDKTAMMFQTEHKPGALADAMNIFKRNRLNLTWIESFPVSGGDQEYLFFVEMEGHESEMKIRRAIASLEKKTIRFEVLGSFRKMTPTD; this is encoded by the coding sequence ATGTCGAAAAAGAAGAGCGTCAAACGCTCCACTCCGGCTTCCTTGAAACGGGAAGTCGACCAGTTAGATAAAGAATTAGCGACGCTCCTGCAGCAGCGGGCCGACCTGATCAAGGCCGCCACCCAGTTGGAAGCGGAAGGAACCGCCGTCGATTGTCTGGTCGATGACGATCAGCGGATCGAACAACTGGCCGAGAAGAGCCGTGGAAGCCTTCCCCCAGACGAGCTGCGCACCATCTTCCGCGAAATCTTCAGCGGCTGCCGAACCGTGGCGGCTCGACTGAAGGTGGCGTTCCTCGGTCCTGAGTACAGCTACAGCCATCAAGCCGCGATCGAGCGATTTGGTCAAAGTGCCGAACTTGTCCCGGTCGCCACCATCCCCGCCGTCTTTGAAGAGGTGAGCCGCGGCACTTGCCAGTTCGGCCTGGTCCCGGTCGAGAACTCCAGCGACGGCCGGGTGACCGACACGCTTGATATGTTCGCGCGGCAACCGCTGAAGATCTGCGGCGAAGTCCAACTGCGGATTCATCATTGCCTGCTCTCCAAGTGCGACCGGTCCGCGATCCGCGAAGTCTACAGCAAGCCGCAGGCATTGTCGCAATGCCGGAACTGGCTCGCCAAACACTTGCCGCAGGCCCGCGTTTGCGAGATCACTAGCACTGCCGCCGCCGCGCAGTTGGCGACGCAACAAGAGGGCGTCGCCGCGATCGCCAGTCGCGCGGCCGGGGTGAACTATGGCCTGAACTTCGCCGCCGAGAATATCGAAGACAATCCGCGGAACGTTACCCGCTTTGCCGTGATCGGCAACGAGTCTGGCAAGAAGACCGGCGACGACAAGACGGCGATGATGTTCCAGACCGAGCACAAGCCGGGCGCACTTGCCGACGCGATGAACATCTTCAAGCGAAACCGACTGAACCTGACCTGGATCGAATCGTTCCCGGTCTCGGGCGGCGATCAGGAGTACCTCTTCTTCGTCGAGATGGAAGGGCACGAGAGCGAGATGAAAATCCGCCGCGCGATCGCGTCGCTGGAGAAAAAAACAATCCGCTTCGAGGTGCTTGGATCGTTCCGAAAAATGACGCCGACCGACTAG
- the dnaK gene encoding molecular chaperone DnaK, with product MAQGEAIIGIDLGTTNSVVAIMEGSEVKVIPNAEGNRLTPSVVAFTDKGDVLVGEPARRQAVTNPKKTVYSIKRFMGRRHNEVDAEEKMIPYEVVGGSDEYVKVKIGDSEYTPQEISAKVLQKLKAAAESYLGHKVNKAVITVPAYFNDAQRQATKDAGQIAGLEVARIINEPTAAALAYGLGKKKSEKIAVFDLGGGTFDISILEVSPPEGDEEGERTVFEVISTNGDTHLGGDDFDEELIHFVADEFKKENGVDLRQDTMALQRLQEACEKAKKELSSQSQTDINLPFITADASGPKHLQVSISRSKFEELTDNLIQRCRVPVEKALADANLKPGEIDEVVLVGGSTRIPKVQEMVKKIFGKDPHKGVNPDEVVAAGAAIQGSVLSGDRKDVLLLDVTPLSLGIETLNGVFTKLVERNTTIPTEKKQTFSTAEDNQSAVTIRVFQGERPMAEDNRLLGQFNLDGIPPAPRGMPQIEVKFDLDQNGILNVSAKDVGTGKEQHVKIEQSSGLSESEINRMQKDAEEHAAEDKRKRELADLRNQAESMCFQLEKLIKENGEKLSDSDKEPLEKSIEKTREAAKGEDVDAIKSAISELEAASHAVSKALYEGADAAGAAGAEAPGGAEAAGAEGDDDAIDAEFEVKKD from the coding sequence ATGGCACAAGGCGAAGCGATTATCGGAATCGACCTGGGGACGACCAACTCGGTTGTCGCCATCATGGAAGGTTCTGAGGTCAAAGTCATTCCGAACGCGGAAGGCAACCGACTGACCCCCAGCGTCGTGGCTTTCACCGATAAGGGCGATGTCCTGGTCGGCGAACCGGCCCGTCGTCAGGCGGTCACCAACCCCAAGAAGACGGTCTACTCGATCAAGCGCTTTATGGGTCGTCGGCACAACGAAGTCGACGCCGAAGAGAAGATGATCCCCTACGAAGTCGTAGGCGGTTCCGACGAGTACGTCAAAGTGAAAATTGGCGACTCTGAATATACGCCGCAGGAAATCTCGGCGAAGGTTCTGCAAAAGCTGAAGGCGGCGGCTGAATCGTACTTGGGCCACAAGGTCAACAAGGCGGTCATCACCGTTCCGGCTTACTTCAACGACGCCCAACGTCAGGCGACCAAAGACGCCGGCCAAATCGCCGGTCTGGAAGTCGCTCGTATCATCAACGAACCGACCGCGGCCGCGCTGGCTTATGGTCTGGGGAAGAAGAAGAGCGAAAAGATCGCGGTCTTCGACCTGGGCGGCGGTACGTTTGACATCTCGATCCTCGAAGTTTCGCCTCCCGAAGGCGACGAAGAAGGGGAACGAACCGTCTTTGAAGTGATCAGCACCAATGGCGACACGCACTTGGGCGGCGACGACTTCGACGAAGAGCTGATCCACTTTGTGGCGGATGAGTTCAAGAAGGAAAACGGCGTTGATCTGCGTCAAGACACGATGGCGCTGCAGCGTCTGCAGGAAGCTTGCGAAAAGGCGAAGAAGGAGCTCAGCTCGCAATCGCAAACCGACATCAATCTGCCGTTTATCACGGCCGATGCGTCGGGGCCGAAGCACTTGCAGGTGTCGATCAGCCGCTCGAAGTTTGAAGAGCTGACCGACAACCTGATTCAGCGTTGTCGCGTGCCGGTCGAAAAGGCCTTGGCCGACGCCAACCTGAAGCCGGGCGAGATCGACGAAGTGGTGCTGGTCGGCGGTTCGACCCGCATTCCCAAAGTGCAGGAAATGGTCAAAAAGATTTTTGGCAAAGACCCGCACAAGGGGGTGAACCCGGATGAAGTGGTCGCCGCTGGCGCCGCGATTCAGGGTAGCGTGCTTTCGGGCGATCGTAAGGACGTGCTGCTGCTCGACGTGACTCCGCTGTCGCTCGGCATCGAGACGCTCAACGGCGTCTTCACCAAGCTGGTCGAACGGAACACGACGATTCCGACCGAAAAGAAGCAAACCTTCTCGACGGCGGAAGACAACCAGTCGGCCGTGACGATTCGCGTGTTCCAAGGGGAACGTCCGATGGCGGAAGACAACCGCTTGCTCGGTCAGTTCAACCTGGACGGTATTCCGCCGGCGCCGCGCGGCATGCCCCAAATCGAAGTGAAATTCGACTTGGACCAGAACGGCATCTTGAACGTGTCGGCCAAGGACGTCGGCACCGGCAAAGAGCAGCACGTGAAGATCGAGCAGTCGTCCGGCTTGTCCGAGTCGGAGATTAACCGGATGCAGAAGGACGCCGAAGAGCACGCCGCCGAAGACAAGCGGAAGCGTGAACTGGCCGATCTCCGCAACCAGGCCGAATCGATGTGCTTCCAACTGGAAAAGCTGATCAAAGAAAACGGCGAGAAGCTTTCCGACAGCGACAAAGAGCCGCTGGAAAAATCGATCGAGAAGACTCGCGAAGCCGCCAAGGGCGAAGACGTCGACGCAATCAAGTCGGCGATCAGCGAACTGGAAGCGGCCTCGCACGCGGTCAGCAAAGCGTTGTACGAAGGCGCCGACGCGGCTGGGGCGGCCGGAGCGGAAGCTCCCGGCGGCGCCGAAGCGGCCGGAGCTGAGGGCGACGACGATGCGATCGACGCCGAGTTTGAAGTGAAGAAAGACTAA
- a CDS encoding DUF1552 domain-containing protein has product MLDRRRMLQAVATGAGAALGFPFSADRLLAASAQNSTPKRVIFFLQNQGFDPATCVPKGMKHSGSLAGVKLPEPISPLEPYKERLHIINGLHGKHTSPSHSAFFGALGGYRGGDGVPPSAATIDYELSNVLPQTLLPHLCIGMDSMENMTAKPTLATLSASGAGQPIFMHSNPNLLYQMLYGGISTGDIRRQHEARSSAFDQIKKLAAAKGASLPAADQLRYRQYVNGFKEINGLRERLDTVSDHLRQFAPKVDERYAQPEFETDWHDALLELGISALASGITNTLTIGSGRGEIFGAWKGLGIDQQGHNLGHMSQPDNPIWTKIRQYNSRMLEKIIDSLESIPEGSGTMMDHTLIVYTSNNADSQHTSGANWPVMLLGNFDGAFKTGRFTQLDGKRPINALYTSILNAAGVNCDRYNMSEKLAQKFDAGNGALSEVLA; this is encoded by the coding sequence ATGCTTGACCGTAGAAGAATGCTACAAGCCGTGGCGACGGGTGCCGGAGCCGCCCTTGGTTTTCCGTTTTCCGCCGACCGTCTGTTGGCTGCCAGCGCTCAAAACTCGACGCCCAAGCGGGTTATCTTCTTCCTACAAAATCAAGGCTTTGATCCAGCGACTTGCGTCCCCAAGGGGATGAAGCACAGCGGTTCGCTGGCCGGCGTCAAGCTTCCCGAGCCAATCAGCCCGCTGGAACCGTACAAAGAACGTCTGCACATCATCAACGGCCTGCATGGCAAGCACACCAGCCCATCGCACAGCGCATTCTTCGGCGCTCTGGGTGGATACCGCGGCGGCGATGGCGTTCCACCAAGCGCTGCGACAATCGATTACGAACTCAGCAACGTCCTGCCGCAGACGCTTCTGCCGCACCTGTGCATCGGTATGGACTCGATGGAGAACATGACCGCCAAGCCGACCCTGGCCACCTTATCGGCCAGCGGCGCCGGGCAGCCGATCTTCATGCACTCCAATCCGAATCTGCTGTACCAAATGCTTTACGGCGGCATCTCGACCGGCGACATTCGTCGTCAACACGAAGCCCGCTCTAGCGCCTTCGACCAGATCAAAAAGCTGGCCGCCGCCAAAGGCGCGTCGCTACCGGCCGCCGATCAACTGCGCTATCGCCAGTACGTCAACGGCTTCAAAGAGATCAACGGACTACGCGAGCGACTCGATACCGTGTCCGATCATCTCCGACAGTTTGCTCCCAAAGTTGACGAGCGTTACGCCCAGCCCGAGTTTGAAACCGATTGGCATGACGCGCTGCTGGAGCTTGGCATTTCGGCCCTCGCCTCCGGCATCACCAACACGCTGACGATTGGATCGGGGCGTGGTGAGATCTTTGGCGCCTGGAAAGGCCTGGGCATTGACCAACAAGGTCACAATCTGGGACACATGTCGCAGCCCGACAATCCGATCTGGACCAAGATTCGCCAGTACAACAGCCGAATGCTGGAAAAGATCATCGATTCGCTTGAGAGCATCCCGGAAGGGAGCGGCACGATGATGGATCACACGCTGATCGTCTACACCAGCAACAACGCCGACAGCCAGCACACCAGCGGCGCCAATTGGCCGGTGATGCTGCTGGGCAATTTCGACGGCGCGTTCAAGACCGGCCGCTTCACGCAGCTGGATGGCAAACGCCCGATCAACGCACTCTATACGTCGATCCTCAACGCCGCCGGCGTCAATTGCGATCGCTACAACATGAGCGAGAAACTCGCCCAGAAATTCGATGCCGGCAACGGCGCGCTCTCGGAAGTGCTGGCATGA